Proteins encoded in a region of the Pseudomonas denitrificans (nom. rej.) genome:
- a CDS encoding ABC transporter permease gives MPRRSQSWLSRCLTPKVDLPLKLVWSAGTLCWLLVFGLWAGLSYGGVVPAMFLPTPDAVLAAGVRLASDGTLATHVMASVKVVMIGFIISSLVAVPLGLLMGSFRIVQAFLEPLVNFIRYLPVTSFVPLFILWIGIGLEQRVTVIIFGVFFQQLVMIADVSRGVAKDLVNASYTLGCNRRDVVLHVLGPASLPGVLDTLRVTMGWAWTYLVVAELVAASSGLGYISLKAMRGFQVDVIFLAIAIIGLLGLITDQLFRFIRLKVASWAQ, from the coding sequence ATGCCTCGTCGTTCGCAATCCTGGCTCAGCCGTTGCCTGACGCCCAAGGTCGACCTGCCGTTGAAGCTGGTCTGGTCCGCCGGCACGCTGTGCTGGCTGCTCGTGTTCGGCCTGTGGGCCGGGCTTTCCTACGGCGGCGTGGTGCCGGCGATGTTCCTGCCGACCCCGGACGCGGTACTCGCGGCCGGCGTGCGCCTGGCCAGCGACGGCACCCTTGCCACCCACGTGATGGCCAGCGTCAAGGTGGTGATGATCGGCTTCATCATCTCCTCGCTGGTGGCGGTGCCGCTGGGGCTGCTGATGGGCAGCTTCCGCATCGTCCAGGCCTTCCTCGAACCGCTGGTGAACTTCATCCGCTACCTGCCGGTGACCTCCTTCGTACCGCTGTTCATCCTGTGGATCGGCATCGGCCTGGAGCAGCGCGTCACCGTGATCATCTTCGGCGTGTTCTTCCAGCAGTTGGTGATGATCGCCGACGTCTCCCGCGGCGTCGCCAAGGACCTGGTGAACGCCTCCTACACCCTGGGCTGCAACCGCCGCGACGTGGTCCTCCATGTGCTCGGCCCGGCCTCGCTGCCCGGCGTGCTCGACACCCTGCGCGTGACCATGGGCTGGGCCTGGACCTACCTGGTGGTCGCCGAACTGGTCGCCGCCTCCAGCGGCCTGGGCTACATCAGCCTCAAGGCCATGCGCGGCTTCCAGGTCGACGTGATCTTCCTGGCAATTGCCATCATCGGCCTGCTGGGCCTGATCACCGACCAACTCTTCCGATTCATCCGACTGAAGGTGGCGTCATGGGCGCAGTAG
- a CDS encoding gamma-butyrobetaine dioxygenase produces the protein METTLERPTIADWRTYPQTAALTSLRPQTNRLDLVWDDGRVSPFHHQWLRDNCPCGDCVYAVTREQVLEIIDVPADLAPERAAIELGYLCVHWSDGHRSQYDPGWLRAHAYDDESRAERLAAHQTTRVWRRDFEVPEFQHDQLMDDDSALLEWMLALRDLGLSRVDGVPTAPGSLHRIAQRIAFIRETNFGVLFDVKSKAAAADSNAYTAFNLPLHTDLPTRELQPGLQFLHCLVNNADGGDSVFVDGFAIAQALRDEAPEDFRTLCEMPIEFRNKDRRSDYRCLAPVIALDARGEISEIRIANFLRGPFDAPAERMDALYHAWRAFLTLTRDPRFRLQQKLRAGQMWCFDNRRTLHARTAFDPASGERHLQGCYIDRDELLSRILVLQRER, from the coding sequence ATGGAAACGACGCTGGAACGTCCCACCATCGCCGACTGGCGCACTTATCCACAGACCGCTGCGCTGACCTCGTTGCGTCCGCAGACCAACCGCCTCGACCTGGTATGGGACGACGGCCGCGTCAGTCCCTTCCATCACCAGTGGCTGCGCGACAACTGCCCGTGCGGCGACTGCGTCTACGCGGTCACCCGTGAGCAGGTGCTGGAGATCATCGACGTGCCCGCCGATCTTGCGCCCGAACGGGCCGCCATCGAACTGGGCTATCTGTGTGTGCACTGGAGCGATGGCCACCGCAGTCAGTACGACCCGGGCTGGCTGCGCGCCCACGCCTACGACGATGAGTCCCGCGCCGAACGCCTCGCTGCGCACCAGACCACCCGCGTCTGGCGCCGCGACTTCGAGGTGCCGGAATTCCAGCACGACCAGTTGATGGATGACGACTCGGCACTGCTGGAATGGATGCTCGCCCTGCGCGACCTCGGCCTCAGCCGCGTGGATGGCGTGCCCACCGCGCCCGGCTCCCTGCACCGCATCGCCCAGCGCATCGCCTTCATCCGCGAGACCAATTTCGGTGTGCTGTTCGATGTGAAGTCCAAGGCCGCGGCCGCCGACAGCAACGCCTACACCGCATTCAACCTGCCGCTGCACACCGACCTGCCGACCCGCGAACTGCAACCGGGGCTGCAATTCCTGCATTGCCTGGTGAACAACGCCGACGGCGGCGACAGCGTGTTCGTCGACGGCTTCGCCATCGCCCAGGCACTGCGCGACGAAGCGCCGGAAGACTTCCGCACGCTCTGCGAGATGCCCATCGAATTCCGCAACAAGGACCGCCGCAGCGACTACCGCTGCCTGGCGCCGGTGATCGCCCTGGACGCGCGGGGCGAGATCAGCGAGATCCGCATCGCCAACTTCCTGCGCGGCCCCTTCGACGCCCCGGCCGAGCGCATGGATGCGCTGTATCACGCCTGGCGGGCCTTCCTCACGCTCACCCGTGACCCGCGCTTCCGTCTGCAACAGAAGTTGCGCGCCGGGCAGATGTGGTGCTTCGACAACCGCCGCACCCTGCACGCCCGCACCGCCTTCGACCCGGCCAGCGGCGAACGGCACCTGCAGGGCTGCTACATCGACCGCGACGAACTGCTGTCGCGCATCCTGGTGCTGCAGCGCGAGCGGTGA
- a CDS encoding alpha/beta hydrolase, with protein sequence MSRRYPLSDAMQAFVAETEAHPLEGPTLAAQRENYERMAAAFAPPVPPGLLVRDVQPDGLVELRLYRPEGAPPANGWPTIFYIHGGGWVLGNARTHDMICIPLAAELGALVVAISYRLAPEHPYPAALNDCLDTWRRIHRDGLGEPVDKTRIAVAGDSGGANLAAALCLALRGSGEALPLAQALIYPALGNLDTPSRTTCADAPLMTSAAVDDYLAAYLSRPADRRDPLALPLLAEDLGGLPPAFIAVAQFDPLRDDGALYRDRLREAGVAVDYFPGAGLVHGCLRARRVAEVDALRGALIAALRRSLS encoded by the coding sequence GTGAGCCGGCGCTATCCGCTGTCCGATGCCATGCAGGCCTTCGTCGCCGAGACGGAGGCCCACCCACTGGAAGGCCCCACGCTCGCCGCCCAGCGGGAAAACTACGAGCGCATGGCCGCCGCCTTTGCGCCACCGGTTCCGCCGGGCCTGCTGGTGCGCGACGTACAGCCTGACGGCCTGGTCGAGCTGCGCCTCTACCGGCCCGAAGGCGCACCGCCGGCGAATGGCTGGCCGACAATTTTCTACATCCACGGTGGCGGCTGGGTACTGGGCAACGCCCGCACCCACGACATGATCTGCATTCCCCTGGCCGCCGAACTGGGCGCGCTGGTGGTCGCCATCAGTTACCGGCTGGCGCCCGAGCACCCTTATCCCGCGGCCCTCAACGACTGCCTCGACACCTGGCGGCGGATTCACCGGGACGGCCTCGGCGAGCCTGTGGATAAAACCCGTATCGCGGTCGCCGGCGACAGCGGCGGCGCCAACCTTGCCGCCGCGCTGTGCCTGGCCCTGCGCGGTAGTGGTGAAGCGCTGCCGCTGGCCCAGGCGCTGATCTACCCCGCGCTGGGCAACCTCGACACACCCTCGCGCACCACCTGCGCCGACGCACCGCTGATGACCAGTGCGGCGGTGGACGACTACCTCGCCGCCTACCTCTCGCGCCCCGCCGACCGGCGCGACCCGCTGGCGCTGCCGCTGCTCGCCGAAGACCTCGGCGGCCTGCCGCCGGCCTTCATCGCCGTCGCCCAGTTCGACCCGCTGCGCGACGACGGCGCGCTGTACCGCGACCGCCTGCGTGAGGCCGGCGTGGCGGTGGATTACTTCCCCGGTGCCGGACTCGTCCACGGCTGCCTGCGCGCCCGGCGCGTGGCGGAAGTAGATGCCCTGCGCGGCGCCCTGATCGCGGCCCTGCGCCGCAGCCTGAGCTGA
- a CDS encoding GlxA family transcriptional regulator → MSQDFWFLLLPGFSVMGFVSAVEPLRVANRFRGELYRWHLMSLDGGPVLASNGMSMNADSGLEALRAGDTLLVVAGFEPLRACTPALLHWLKRLDRDGVTLGGIDTGSFVLAEAGLLQRQRCTVHWEALDAFRETYPQVQATQELFEIDGPRITSAGGTASIDLMLDLIAQAHGPELAVQVSEQFVVGRIRTRQDHQRLQVASRYGVNNRKLVQVIGEMERHTEPPLSTLELAERIQVTRRQLERLFRLHLNDTPSNFYLGLRLDKARQLLRQTDMSVLEIGVACGFETPSYLSRSYRAKFGVCPSQDRVGLRKVAAKAVLPQA, encoded by the coding sequence ATGTCCCAAGACTTCTGGTTCCTGCTGTTGCCCGGTTTTTCGGTGATGGGTTTCGTCTCCGCCGTGGAGCCGCTGCGGGTGGCCAACCGTTTTCGCGGCGAGCTGTATCGCTGGCACCTGATGAGCCTGGACGGTGGGCCGGTGCTGGCCAGCAACGGCATGTCGATGAACGCCGACAGTGGCCTGGAAGCGCTGCGCGCGGGCGACACCCTGCTGGTGGTGGCCGGCTTCGAGCCGCTGCGCGCCTGCACCCCGGCGCTGCTGCACTGGCTCAAGCGCCTGGACCGCGACGGCGTGACCCTGGGCGGCATCGACACCGGCAGCTTCGTGCTGGCCGAGGCCGGGCTGTTGCAGCGCCAGCGCTGCACGGTGCACTGGGAGGCGCTGGACGCCTTCCGGGAGACTTATCCACAGGTGCAGGCGACCCAGGAGCTGTTCGAGATCGACGGGCCGCGCATCACCTCAGCCGGCGGCACCGCATCCATCGACCTGATGCTCGACCTGATCGCCCAGGCCCACGGGCCGGAGCTGGCGGTGCAGGTCTCGGAGCAGTTCGTGGTCGGGCGCATCCGCACCCGCCAGGACCACCAGCGCCTGCAGGTCGCCAGCCGCTACGGGGTGAACAACCGCAAGCTGGTGCAGGTGATCGGCGAGATGGAGCGTCACACCGAGCCGCCGCTGTCGACGCTGGAGCTGGCCGAACGCATCCAGGTGACCCGGCGCCAGCTCGAGCGCCTGTTCCGCCTGCACCTCAACGACACGCCATCGAACTTCTACCTCGGCCTGCGCCTGGACAAGGCACGCCAGCTGCTGCGCCAGACCGACATGAGCGTGCTGGAGATCGGCGTGGCCTGTGGCTTCGAGACGCCCTCGTACCTGTCGCGCAGCTACCGGGCGAAGTTCGGGGTGTGCCCGAGCCAGGACCGGGTGGGGTTGCGCAAGGTGGCGGCCAAGGCTGTTCTGCCACAGGCGTAA
- a CDS encoding GMC family oxidoreductase: MSSNHDSTYDYLIVGAGSAGCVLANRLSADPSVRVCLLEAGGSDASPRVQTPAGTITLYKSKVFSWNFYSAPQKRLNNRSLHCPRGKALGGSSSMNSMIYIRGHASDYDRWEAEGCPGWGWKDVLPFFKKSERNLLGQDPALHGTLGELVVDKPRDPNPLSHLFIKAAAHLGLRRNDDFNGREFEGVGIYNVTQKDAKRLSSYRAFVAPLQRPNLTVLTERQVGRLLLEGERVTGIELRSGERLLARREVILTAGALGSPQILLASGIGPAAELKAAGIPVKHDLPGVGKNLQDHLDGLVTVRSPSPLSLGFSLGSLPQILLSPFKYLLAKKGWLTTNYVEAGGFARTPLADGLADVQFHFVPGYRSHRGRLFEWGHGYAVHTCVLRPKSIGELRVKPGGDIEIDYNFLANEEDGRVLVEGVKLARKILAQPEFDSIRGAEMLPGPQVQTDEQLMEYLREYAATVFHPVGTCKMGEDPQAVVDLRLRVHGLKGLRVVDASIMPTLISGNTNAPCIMLGERAAAMILEESSATSAAPAQAVPA, translated from the coding sequence TTGTCTTCAAACCACGACTCCACCTACGACTACCTCATCGTCGGCGCCGGCTCCGCCGGCTGCGTGCTGGCCAACCGCCTGAGCGCCGACCCATCGGTGCGCGTCTGCCTGCTGGAAGCCGGCGGCAGCGACGCCAGCCCGCGCGTGCAGACCCCGGCCGGCACCATCACCCTGTACAAGAGCAAGGTGTTCAGCTGGAACTTCTACTCCGCGCCGCAGAAGCGCCTGAACAACCGATCACTGCACTGCCCGCGCGGCAAGGCGCTGGGCGGCTCCAGCTCGATGAACAGCATGATCTACATCCGCGGCCACGCTTCCGACTACGACCGCTGGGAGGCCGAAGGCTGCCCCGGCTGGGGCTGGAAGGATGTGCTGCCGTTCTTCAAGAAATCCGAGCGCAACCTGCTCGGCCAGGACCCGGCGCTGCACGGCACCCTGGGCGAACTGGTGGTGGACAAGCCGCGCGACCCCAACCCGCTGTCGCACCTGTTCATCAAGGCCGCCGCGCACCTGGGCCTGCGCCGCAACGATGACTTCAACGGCCGCGAGTTCGAAGGCGTTGGCATCTACAACGTGACCCAGAAGGACGCCAAGCGCCTGAGCAGCTACCGCGCCTTCGTCGCGCCGCTGCAACGCCCGAACCTCACCGTGCTGACCGAGCGCCAGGTGGGCCGCCTGCTGCTCGAAGGCGAGCGCGTCACCGGCATCGAACTGCGCAGCGGCGAACGTTTGCTCGCGCGTCGCGAGGTAATCCTCACCGCCGGCGCCCTCGGCTCGCCGCAGATCCTGCTGGCCTCCGGCATCGGCCCGGCAGCCGAGCTGAAAGCCGCCGGCATCCCGGTGAAACACGACCTGCCGGGGGTGGGCAAGAACCTCCAGGACCACCTCGATGGCCTGGTTACTGTGCGTTCGCCGAGCCCGCTGAGCCTGGGCTTCTCCCTCGGCTCGCTGCCGCAGATCCTGCTTTCGCCGTTCAAGTACCTGCTGGCGAAGAAGGGCTGGCTGACCACCAACTACGTCGAGGCCGGCGGATTCGCCCGCACACCTCTGGCGGATGGTCTGGCCGACGTGCAGTTCCACTTCGTGCCCGGCTACCGCAGCCATCGGGGCCGCCTGTTCGAATGGGGCCATGGCTACGCCGTGCACACCTGCGTGCTGCGGCCGAAAAGCATTGGCGAGTTGCGCGTGAAGCCCGGTGGCGACATCGAGATCGACTACAACTTCCTCGCAAACGAGGAAGACGGCCGCGTGCTGGTGGAAGGCGTGAAGCTGGCGCGCAAGATCCTCGCCCAGCCGGAGTTCGACAGCATCCGTGGCGCCGAGATGCTCCCCGGCCCGCAGGTGCAGACCGATGAGCAACTGATGGAATACCTGCGCGAATACGCCGCCACCGTGTTCCACCCGGTGGGCACCTGCAAGATGGGTGAGGACCCGCAGGCGGTGGTCGACCTGCGCCTGCGCGTTCACGGCCTGAAGGGCCTGCGCGTGGTGGACGCGTCGATCATGCCGACACTCATCAGCGGCAACACCAACGCACCCTGCATCATGCTCGGCGAGCGCGCGGCGGCGATGATCCTGGAAGAGAGCAGCGCGACGTCGGCTGCTCCCGCCCAGGCAGTCCCGGCCTGA
- a CDS encoding ABC transporter ATP-binding protein has protein sequence MGAVAIKQEEQAVTGQQPANPARLRVENVSLRYRTPDGGTFSALENVSFEVPDQQFAVIVGPSGCGKSSLLYLTAGLSEPTEGDIYVGGQLVDGPGADRGMVFQSYTLFPWLTVRQNVEFGLKRRGMPAAERREIVDYYLDEVGLRRFENNYPKQLSGGMMQRVAIARALANDPQILLMDEPFGALDSQTRMQMQQLLLRVWDHSKKTVVFVTHDIDEAILLGDRVYVMGARPGRIKQILDVPIERPRSLDMVMDRQFIEMKREILGLLHDDLEEAH, from the coding sequence ATGGGCGCAGTAGCGATCAAGCAGGAAGAACAGGCCGTGACCGGTCAGCAACCTGCCAATCCGGCCCGCCTTCGGGTCGAAAACGTCAGCCTGCGCTACCGCACGCCGGACGGCGGCACCTTCAGCGCGCTGGAAAACGTCTCCTTCGAGGTGCCGGACCAGCAGTTCGCGGTGATAGTCGGGCCATCGGGCTGCGGCAAGTCGAGCCTGCTCTACCTCACCGCTGGCCTGTCCGAGCCCACCGAGGGCGATATCTACGTCGGCGGCCAACTGGTCGACGGCCCCGGCGCCGACCGCGGCATGGTGTTCCAGAGCTACACCCTGTTCCCCTGGCTCACCGTGCGCCAGAACGTCGAGTTCGGCCTCAAGCGCCGCGGCATGCCGGCGGCCGAGCGCCGCGAGATCGTCGACTACTACCTCGACGAAGTCGGCCTGCGCCGCTTCGAGAACAACTACCCCAAGCAGCTTTCCGGCGGAATGATGCAGCGCGTGGCGATTGCCCGCGCGCTGGCCAACGACCCGCAGATCCTGCTGATGGACGAGCCCTTCGGCGCGCTCGACAGCCAGACCCGCATGCAGATGCAGCAACTGCTGCTGCGCGTGTGGGACCACAGCAAGAAGACCGTGGTGTTCGTCACCCATGACATCGACGAGGCCATCCTGCTGGGCGACCGCGTCTACGTCATGGGCGCCCGCCCCGGCCGCATCAAGCAGATCCTCGACGTGCCCATCGAGCGACCGCGCTCGCTGGACATGGTCATGGACCGCCAGTTCATCGAGATGAAGCGCGAAATCCTCGGGCTGCTGCACGACGACCTGGAAGAAGCGCACTGA
- the choX gene encoding choline ABC transporter substrate-binding protein, which translates to MKLSIQALGCAALMLAASTSWAAEPAQCQNVRMGTVNWTDVVASSAVAEAVLDGLGYKVKQTSASQQIILAGMADKQLDVFLGYWQPTMQPVAKPYLDKQQIDVITPPTLPDAQSTYAVPSYVYDGGLKTFADIAKFKDKLSNKIYLIEPGSGSNRITAKMIADDKFGLKGFQIVESSEAGMLTAVKRAIKRKQWVVFFGWKPHPMNLQIDMKYLTGSADVFGPDEGSATVSIMTAGGYQAQCGNVAKLLHNLKFSSEQVSQVMVPILDRSQPVDAAKAWLKQNPEPLKAWLDGVTTYDGKDGLAAVQASLK; encoded by the coding sequence ATGAAGCTATCGATCCAAGCGCTCGGCTGTGCCGCGCTCATGCTTGCCGCCAGCACCAGCTGGGCCGCAGAGCCCGCCCAGTGCCAGAACGTGCGCATGGGCACGGTGAACTGGACCGACGTGGTGGCCAGCAGCGCCGTGGCCGAGGCCGTGCTCGACGGCCTGGGCTACAAGGTCAAGCAGACCAGCGCCTCGCAGCAGATCATCCTGGCCGGCATGGCCGACAAGCAGCTCGACGTCTTCCTCGGCTACTGGCAACCGACCATGCAGCCGGTGGCCAAACCCTACCTCGACAAGCAGCAGATCGACGTGATCACCCCGCCGACCCTGCCCGACGCGCAGTCCACCTACGCCGTGCCCAGCTATGTCTACGACGGCGGACTGAAGACCTTCGCCGACATCGCCAAGTTCAAGGACAAGCTGAGCAACAAGATCTACCTGATCGAGCCCGGCAGCGGCTCCAACCGCATCACCGCGAAGATGATCGCCGACGACAAGTTCGGCCTGAAGGGCTTCCAGATCGTCGAGTCCAGCGAGGCCGGCATGCTCACCGCGGTCAAGCGCGCCATCAAGCGCAAGCAGTGGGTGGTGTTCTTCGGCTGGAAGCCGCACCCGATGAACCTGCAGATCGACATGAAATACCTCACCGGCAGCGCCGACGTATTCGGCCCCGATGAAGGCTCCGCCACCGTCTCGATCATGACTGCCGGCGGCTACCAGGCGCAGTGCGGCAACGTCGCCAAGCTGCTGCACAACCTCAAGTTCAGCAGCGAGCAGGTGAGCCAGGTGATGGTGCCGATCCTCGACCGCAGCCAGCCGGTGGACGCCGCCAAGGCCTGGCTGAAGCAGAACCCCGAGCCGCTCAAGGCCTGGCTCGACGGCGTGACCACCTATGACGGCAAGGACGGCCTCGCCGCCGTCCAGGCCTCGCTGAAATAG
- a CDS encoding thioesterase family protein, producing the protein MHALKTYETPILAEWTDYNGHLRDAFYLLLFSYATDALMDHLGLDAEHRAATNDSLFTLEVHLNYLHEVKEGERVEVRTQLIAHDRKRLQVFHSLHRAGEDLALAASEQMLLHVNLEGGARSAPFEGVVLERVLALAEAHRPLPRPDYVGRVIGLPG; encoded by the coding sequence ATGCACGCCCTGAAAACCTACGAAACCCCCATCCTCGCCGAGTGGACCGACTACAACGGCCACCTGCGCGACGCCTTCTACCTGCTGCTGTTCAGCTACGCCACCGACGCCCTGATGGACCACCTCGGCCTCGACGCCGAGCACCGCGCGGCGACCAACGATTCACTGTTCACCCTCGAGGTGCACCTCAACTACCTGCACGAGGTGAAGGAGGGTGAGAGGGTCGAAGTGCGCACCCAGCTGATCGCCCACGACCGCAAGCGCCTGCAGGTTTTCCACAGCCTGCACCGCGCTGGAGAAGACCTCGCCCTGGCCGCCAGCGAACAGATGCTGCTGCACGTGAACCTCGAAGGTGGCGCGCGCTCGGCGCCCTTCGAAGGCGTCGTGCTCGAGCGCGTGCTGGCGCTGGCCGAGGCCCATCGCCCATTGCCGCGCCCGGATTACGTGGGCCGCGTCATCGGCCTGCCGGGCTGA
- a CDS encoding L-carnitine dehydrogenase, which translates to MSFITQIKTFAALGSGVIGSGWVARALAHGLDVIAWDPAPGAEAALRARIANAWPALEKAGLAPGASPDRLRFVATIEECVRDADFIQESAPERLDLKCELHAKISAAAKPNALIGSSTSGLLPSEFYADATHPERCVVGHPFNPVYLLPLVEVVGGAKTAPEAVQAAIQVYQSLGMRPLHVRKEVPGFIADRLLEALWREALHLVNDGVASTGEIDDAIRFGAGLRWSFMGTFLTYTLAGGNAGMRHFMAQFGPALQLPWTYLPAPELTDTLIDRVVEGTAEQQGSRSIAELERYRDDCLLAVLGAIKETKTKHGFAFAD; encoded by the coding sequence ATGTCCTTCATCACCCAAATCAAGACCTTCGCCGCCCTCGGCAGCGGCGTCATCGGCAGCGGCTGGGTCGCCCGCGCCCTGGCCCATGGCCTCGACGTCATCGCCTGGGACCCGGCTCCCGGCGCCGAAGCCGCGCTGCGTGCGCGCATCGCCAACGCCTGGCCTGCCCTGGAAAAGGCCGGCCTCGCCCCCGGCGCTTCGCCCGATCGCCTGCGCTTCGTCGCCACCATCGAAGAATGCGTGCGCGATGCCGACTTCATCCAGGAAAGCGCCCCCGAACGCCTCGACCTGAAATGCGAGCTGCACGCCAAGATCAGCGCCGCCGCCAAGCCCAACGCCCTGATCGGCTCCAGCACCTCGGGCCTGCTGCCCAGCGAGTTCTATGCCGACGCCACGCACCCCGAGCGCTGCGTGGTCGGCCACCCGTTCAACCCGGTCTACCTGCTGCCGCTGGTGGAAGTGGTGGGCGGCGCGAAGACCGCGCCGGAAGCGGTGCAGGCCGCCATCCAGGTCTACCAGTCCCTCGGCATGCGCCCGCTGCACGTGCGCAAGGAAGTCCCCGGCTTCATCGCCGACCGCCTGCTCGAAGCCCTCTGGCGCGAAGCGCTGCACCTGGTCAACGACGGCGTCGCCAGCACCGGCGAGATCGACGACGCCATCCGCTTCGGCGCCGGCCTGCGCTGGTCCTTCATGGGCACCTTCCTCACCTACACCCTGGCCGGCGGCAACGCCGGGATGCGTCACTTCATGGCCCAGTTCGGCCCGGCGCTGCAGCTGCCCTGGACCTACCTGCCCGCCCCGGAGCTGACCGACACCCTGATCGACCGCGTGGTCGAAGGCACCGCCGAGCAGCAGGGCAGCCGCAGCATCGCCGAACTGGAGCGCTACCGCGATGACTGCCTGCTGGCGGTGCTCGGCGCCATCAAGGAGACCAAGACCAAACACGGCTTCGCCTTCGCCGACTAA
- a CDS encoding 3-keto-5-aminohexanoate cleavage protein encodes MNHEVIVTCAVTGAGDTVGKHPAIPVTPKEIAAAAIEAAKAGATVAHCHVRDPQTGKPSRDVNLYREVVERIRESDTDIIINLTAGMGGDLQIGQGEQPLEFGAGTDLVGPLERLKHVEELLPEICTLDCGTLNFGDGDFIYVSTPAQLRAGAKRITELGVKAELEIFDTGHLWFARQMLKEGLLEDPLIQICLGIPWGAPADTTTMKAMADNIPDGLTWAGFGIGRSQMPMVAQAMLLGGNVRVGLEDNIWLDRGVHASNGQLVERAIEIIERLGGRALSPAEGRRKMNLKPR; translated from the coding sequence GTGAACCATGAAGTGATAGTCACCTGCGCGGTGACCGGCGCCGGCGATACCGTCGGCAAGCACCCGGCCATTCCCGTCACCCCGAAGGAAATCGCCGCCGCCGCCATCGAGGCCGCCAAGGCCGGCGCCACCGTCGCCCACTGCCACGTCCGCGACCCGCAGACCGGCAAGCCCAGCCGCGACGTGAACCTCTACCGCGAAGTGGTCGAACGCATCCGCGAGAGCGACACCGACATCATCATCAACCTCACCGCCGGCATGGGCGGCGACCTGCAGATCGGCCAGGGCGAGCAGCCGCTGGAGTTCGGCGCCGGCACCGACCTGGTCGGCCCGCTGGAGCGCCTCAAGCACGTCGAGGAGCTGCTGCCGGAAATCTGCACCCTGGACTGCGGTACCCTGAACTTCGGCGACGGCGACTTCATCTACGTCTCCACCCCGGCCCAGCTGCGCGCCGGCGCCAAGCGCATCACCGAACTGGGGGTGAAGGCCGAGCTGGAAATCTTCGACACCGGCCACCTCTGGTTCGCCAGGCAGATGCTCAAGGAAGGCCTGCTGGAAGACCCGCTGATCCAGATCTGCCTCGGTATCCCGTGGGGCGCCCCGGCGGACACCACCACCATGAAGGCCATGGCCGACAACATCCCCGACGGCCTGACCTGGGCCGGCTTCGGCATCGGCCGCTCGCAGATGCCGATGGTCGCCCAGGCCATGCTGCTGGGCGGCAACGTGCGGGTCGGCCTGGAGGACAACATCTGGTTGGACCGCGGCGTGCACGCCAGCAACGGCCAACTGGTCGAGCGCGCCATCGAGATCATCGAGCGCCTCGGCGGCCGCGCCCTGAGCCCGGCCGAGGGGCGCAGGAAGATGAACCTCAAACCCCGTTGA
- a CDS encoding DUF1348 family protein, whose translation MSEARPPLPPFTRETAIQKVRLAEDGWNSRDPHRVSLAYTPDSRWRNRATFVQGREQIVQFLTAKWVREQQYRLIKELWAFTDNRIAVRFAYEWHDDSGNWFRSYGNENWAFDENGLMFERHASINDLPISEDERLFRWPQGRRPDDHPSLSDLGL comes from the coding sequence ATGAGCGAAGCCCGTCCCCCTCTGCCGCCCTTCACCCGCGAAACCGCCATCCAGAAAGTCCGCCTCGCCGAGGACGGCTGGAACAGCCGCGATCCGCATCGCGTGTCGCTGGCTTACACGCCGGACAGCCGCTGGCGCAACCGCGCGACCTTCGTCCAGGGCCGCGAGCAGATCGTCCAGTTCCTCACTGCCAAGTGGGTGCGCGAACAGCAGTATCGGCTGATCAAGGAACTCTGGGCCTTCACCGACAACCGCATCGCCGTGCGCTTCGCCTACGAGTGGCACGACGACTCGGGCAACTGGTTCCGTTCCTACGGCAACGAGAACTGGGCCTTCGACGAGAACGGCCTGATGTTCGAGCGTCACGCCAGTATCAACGACCTGCCGATCAGCGAGGACGAGCGCCTGTTCCGCTGGCCGCAGGGCCGCCGGCCGGACGATCATCCGTCGCTCAGCGATCTGGGGCTCTAG